AGCTCTTCCTAATCACTCTCTCCCGCAACAACCAGTACAGCGCTCACAACAGCATCAAGCGTACACGGATCACCATTACATGAACCATCCTCCACAGTATTACTCCGGGAATCGATACCCTCCAAATGCGAGATACCAGTTCCCATCACACCCTTCTCCAAAGATAAACAACGCCAACCTATACGAGCCGCCATCTTCTCCAAGcgaaaagagaaacaacacTTTCCAAAACGTGGACCTCTCCTACATAATCCCTCGATAGCCTCTTGGAATCACTTTATTGTACTTTATCTCCTCCATGGCACCGGTACTTCACCTCAATGTAATGCAGTATATCATCATATAACGTAATCAAATCCAATACTTTACAATTTGCACAAACATACTGCACACTCAATGACGTCAACTgtcttttttcttgttctttttctttttcttttgctgtATTCAGCGGgacagaagaagatattctCCCATTTCACAATTAGAAAACGGTAAAggacaaagagaaaaaaaaaaaaacacgTCACGTGACATGCATGTCACGTGACTTGTCAGAGCGCGAAACGGGCGcgtttgtttttgttttttttttggctttgtttatgttttcGGTTTCGTTTATTTTTCGGTTTCGTTTATTTTTCGATTCTGTATTATGAGCGTTAGCGCTCGgcgttttcttttttttttttttgtttttctttttcgcTGTTGCAGAGTGGGAAGTGAAGCAGGCTTAAAGATGCGGCTGGAGGTTGGAAAACAAATAGGGACATTCGAGGTGGAGAAATGTGTGCAGGGTGGAAAATAATCAAAAGGACAACAGTTTCTTTTGGTGCATACTAATTTCTTTCATATATCCATAATCTCTGTTATTGAttgttttggaattttcagtttcacATAACAACTTACTTTGCTTCAACTAAAAGAATGTCTTCATTTAATGGGATCCCGTTTCCTTCAATAGACCGTCCTTTTGGCGTGGAAATCTTCCCCCATGTGGAGAAGATATTTCGTTTCCTGTCAAACGGGCATTTCGTTATGTCCGAATTTGAATTCGTGCAAGATGAGACCTTTCTCTCCACCCCGTACCCCGTGTTTGCGGCCATCGTTGTCTATTACACCGTCATTTTCGGCGGAGACAAGCTCATGAAGTCTTTTAACGTTAAACCCTTTGTTTTGAATGGATTGTTTCAAATCCATAACTTGTTTCTAACAACTCTGTCTTTGACATTGTTGTTATGTTTTATAGAACAATTAGTTCCACAGATTTACTATAACGGCCTCTTCTATGCCATCTGCGATGAAAGAGCATGGACACAGAAATTGGTGGTTTTATATTACATGAACTACCTTACAAAATACTTGGAATTCATTGATACCGTCTTTCTTGTTCTGaaacagaagaaattgacCTTTTTACACACTTACCATCATGGCGCTACCGCGTTACTCTGCTATACCCAGTTGGTCGGTACAACTCCTATTTCGTGGGTCCCAATCAGCTTGAATTTGTTTGTCCATGTCGTCATGTATTGGTATTATTTCTTGGCTGCTAGAGGTATCAGAGTTTGGTGGAAAGAATGGGTCACCAGGTTCCAAATTATCCAGTTCTTGATTGACCTCGGCTTTATCTATTTTGCAGTTTACATCAAGGTCATGTCCGGAATCGACACAAAATACACAGCAGGATTGACTTGCTCTGGTACAAAAATTGCAACCATATCCGGCTGTTCCATCATCTCCTCCTATCTCTTTTTATTCATTGCCTTCTACATTGAGGTGTACAGGAAATCCTCCAAGAAGGCCAAGGTCGTCAAGAAGGTCAGAGGTGGCGTTGCTGCTAAAGTTAATGAGTATGTCCTCTTGGACAAGAAGACAATCCAGGAGAACTTTGACTCAAATACAGGCTCTCCAATTCCAACTAGGAGACGTACTGGTAAAAAGTTACA
The Pichia kudriavzevii chromosome 2, complete sequence DNA segment above includes these coding regions:
- a CDS encoding uncharacterized protein (PKUD0B09610; similar to Saccharomyces cerevisiae YCR034W (FEN1) and YJL196C (ELO1); ancestral locus Anc_1.140) translates to MSSFNGIPFPSIDRPFGVEIFPHVEKIFRFLSNGHFVMSEFEFVQDETFLSTPYPVFAAIVVYYTVIFGGDKLMKSFNVKPFVLNGLFQIHNLFLTTLSLTLLLCFIEQLVPQIYYNGLFYAICDERAWTQKLVVLYYMNYLTKYLEFIDTVFLVLKQKKLTFLHTYHHGATALLCYTQLVGTTPISWVPISLNLFVHVVMYWYYFLAARGIRVWWKEWVTRFQIIQFLIDLGFIYFAVYIKVMSGIDTKYTAGLTCSGTKIATISGCSIISSYLFLFIAFYIEVYRKSSKKAKVVKKVRGGVAAKVNEYVLLDKKTIQENFDSNTGSPIPTRRRTGKKLQ